The following are encoded together in the Coffea arabica cultivar ET-39 chromosome 1c, Coffea Arabica ET-39 HiFi, whole genome shotgun sequence genome:
- the LOC140005193 gene encoding uncharacterized protein: MAPVLVLPNGVEGFAVYTDASREGLGCVLMQNRNVISFASRKLKPHEQNYPTHDLELAAVVFALKKWRHYLYGVTFEVYSDHKSLRYFFSQKELNMRQRRWIEFLEDYDCTINYHPGKANMVADALSRKAQVYMDEIVRLHGVPVSIVSDRDPHFVSRGNWGQHMTLVEFAYNNGYHSSIQMAPYEALYGRKCRSPIYWDEVGERKVLDLTAIPWMEEAWEKVKLIRQRLQTAQSRQKSYADNRRKDLEFEVGDRVFLKVAPLRSITAGRGKKFQPRFVAPYKIFQRVGIRARKLLNSGAKGYLGFLINTPGDKMKMENMPVVKEFSDVFSEELETLPPEREIVFKIDVAPETAPIFKTPYRRIAPAELKN, from the exons ATGGCGCCAGTTCTAGTCCTGCCTAACGGAGTTGAAGGGTTTGCCGTTTATACCGATGCATCACGGGAAGGTCTAGGGTGTGTGCTGATGCAGAACCGAAATGTGATAtcctttgcctctaggaagttaaaaccccacgagcagaactacccgacccATGATCTGGAGTTAGCCGCGGTTGTTTTCGCTCTAAAGAAATGGAGGCACTATCTATATGGTGTAACGTTCGAGGTGTACTCAGATCACAAGAGCCTTAGATATTTTTTCTCCCAAAAGGAGTTAAATATGAGACAGCGACGGTGGATAGAATTTTTAGAGGATTATGACTGCactatcaactaccatccggggaaGGCGAACATGGTGGCTGATGCCTTAAGTCGTAAggctcaa gtgtacatggacgagatcgtaAGACTGCATggagttcctgtgagcatcgtctcagACAGAGATCCCCACTTCGTAtctag GGGTaattggggtcaacacatgaccttagtggaGTTTGCGTACAATAATGGCTACCATtcgtccattcaaatggcaccatacGAAGCGCTGTACGGGAGGAAATGTCGGTCaccaatttactgggatgaagttggtgaGAGGAAAGTCTTGGACCTAACGGCTATTCCGTGGATGGAGGAGGCATGGGAAAAAGTGAAATTGATACGGCAAAGACTCCAAAcggctcaaagccgacaaaagagctatgcggaCAATCGAaggaaagacttggagttcgaagttggggaCCGAGTTTTCCTCAAGGTTGCACCGTTACGGAGCATcacggcgggtagaggaaagaaattccAACCGAGGTTCGTCGCACCTTACAAGATTTTCCAGAGAGTGG GGATTCGAGCTAGAAAATTGTTGAATAGTGGGGCTAAAGGATATCTAGGCTTTCTTATAAATACACCTGGAGATAAGATGAAGATGGAAAACATGCCagtagtgaaagaattttccGATGTCTTTTCGGAGGAATTGGAGACGTTGCCTCCAGAAAGAGAAATAGTATTTAAGATTGATGTAGCTCCAGAGACGGCACCTATCTTTAAGACGCCTTACAGGAGGATAGCTCCAGCTGAGTTAAAGAATTGA
- the LOC140005192 gene encoding uncharacterized protein translates to MEGTDSQSTPTNEGSASKSSSENVRQKTDIAWRYAIEGQDSQGRRILICQWCNSIFRGGGINRVKHHLAKVKGNVAPCKNVPNDIQQTMEDSLNENVKKAKEKKGIFEIGNPLGRSVAGFEGDDIQEIPHPKTKATQTSGNKGKRKAHGIESYMTGKSLDRSQPSIKSCMQSKERWHDTDMAIALWFYDACIPMNACNSPYYQQAIGKITSMGHGYQGPSYHALRVTLLKDAKKQVELIVDNLRSKWAETGCTIMGDGWKDNRQRSLINFLVYCPSGISFIKSVDASDFESNAEYLCNLFSEIVEIVGSSNVVHMVTDNASNYKAAGRLLSEKYPTISWSPCAAHCLNLIMKDIGEMTHVKDVITLASRVTVYVHNRKWILSWLRKRPGWREIIRPAETRFGTNFIALKNLHDLKQHLEALVTSSAYKRELKNEKGKEVKQIVVDGKFWNNCLIIVRIMGPIMRLLRICDSDEKPSLGYVYEGMWRVVNGIKELFKNKKKFYGPYIDLIDRRWDNMLKKDLHAAAFWLNPAFQYDKDSACHMPEIMKSVLEVMQKLKMDGLQYMMDEISMFRSKDQSFGFEFAQNTHKTARPDEWWKLFGNDAPHLQKLAIKLLSQTSSSSGCERNWSVFERIHTKKRNRLEHQRLNDLVYIHYNLRLKNRLSYKKRSYDPVDYETIDKVEFWVIDEEQEGELDYDELEEMIEEEFPKTSENEASQSHKKDTNIVQLDDDDDVDDIDFESYEIGDKDDEEEWLR, encoded by the exons ATGGAAGGTACCGATTCACAGTCCACACCAACAAATGAAGGATCGGCATCAAAGTCAAGTTCTGAAAATGTTAGGCAAAAAACTGATATAGCTTGGAGATATGCTATAGAAGGACAAGATTCACAAGGTAGAAGAATTTTGATATGTCAATGGTGCAATAGTATTTTTAGAGGGGGAGGTATTAATCGAGTGAAGCATCATCTTGCAAAAGTGAAGGGTAATGTGGCTCCATGCAAAAATGTGCCAAATGATATTCAGCAGACAATGGAAGATTCATTGAACGAAAATGTtaaaaaagcaaaagagaaaaaagggatATTTGAAATTGGAAATCCATTAGGCCGAAGTGTAGCAGGATTTGAAGGTGATGATATTCAAGAAATTCCTCATCCAAAAACAAAGGCAACTCAAACTAGTGGGaataagggaaaaagaaaggcacATGGCATTGAATCTTATATGACAGGTAAATCTCTTGATCGCTCTCAACCGAGTATCAAGTCTTGTATGCAAAGTAAAGAGAGATGGCATGATACTGACATGGCTATAGCTTTGTGGTTTTATGATGCATGTATTCCAATGAATGCTTGTAATTCTCCCTATTACCAACAAGCAATTGGGAAAATAACAAGTATGGGTCATGGTTATCAAGGACCTAGTTATCATGCTTTAAGGGTAACTTTGTTGAAAGATGCAAAGAAGCAAGTTGAATTAATTGTTGACAATCTACGTAGTAAATGGGCTGAAACTGGTTGCACAATTATGGGTGATGGCTGGAAGGATAATAGGCAAAGaagtttgatcaattttttggtCTATTGTCCTAGTGGGATCTCATTTATCAAATCTGTTGATGCTTCAGATTTTGAGTCTAATGCTGAATATTTGTGTAATCTGTTTTCAGAAATTGTTGAGATTGTTGGATCTAGTAATGTTGTTCACATGGTCACAGATAATGCCAGTAATTATAAAGCTGCCGGTCGATTACTTTCTGAAAAATATCCTACAATTAGTTGGTCTCCTTGTGCAGCACATTGTTTGAATTTAATTATGAAAGATATTGGAGAAATGACTCATGTGAAAGATGTAATTACTCTTGCTTCTAGAGTCACTGTGTATGTTCATAATCGAAAGTGGATTCTTAGTTGGTTAAGAAAAAGGCCTGGTTGGAGAGAGATTATTCGTCCTGCGGAAACACGATTTGGTACTAATTTTATTGCTTTGAAGAATCTTCATGATTTGAAACAGCATTTGGAGGCTTTAGTGACTTCTAGTGCATACAAGAGAgagttgaaaaatgaaaaaggtaaAGAAGTCAAACAAATTGTTGTTGATGGGAAGTTTTGGAATAATTGTTTGATTATTGTGAGAATTATGGGTCCAATTATGCGCTTGTTGCGCATTTGTGATTCTGATGAAAAACCGTCATTGGGTTATGTATATGAAGGCATGTGGAGAGTTGTTAATGGCATTAAAGAGCTGTTTAAGAACAAGAAAAAGTTCTATGGTCCATACATTGATCTAATTGATAGGAGGTGGGATAATATGTTGAAAAAAGATCTTCATGCAGCTGCCTTTTGGTTGAATCCGGCCTTTCAATATGATAAGGATAGCGCTTGTCACATGCCTGAGATTATGAAAAGTGTTTTAGAAGTCATGCAAAAGCTAAAAATGGATGGACTTcaatatatgatggatgaaatATCAATGTTTAGGTCAAAGGATCAAagttttggatttgaatttgcTCAAAATACTCACAAAACTGCCCGTCCAG ATGAGTGGTGGAAGTTGTTTGGTAATGATGCTCCACATTTACAAAAGTTGGCAATTAAACTCTTGAGCCAAACATCTTCTTCTTCGGGATGTGAACGCAATTGGAGTGTATTTGAACGCATCCATACCAAAAAGAGAAATAGACTTGAGCATCAAAGGTTGAATGATCTTGTTTATATTCATTATAATTTACGTTTGAAGAATAG GCTTTCATATAAAAAGAGGTCTTATGATCCGGTGGATTATGAAACTATTGATAAAGTTGAATTTTGGGTAATTGATGAGGAACAAGAAGGAGAGCTTGATTATGATGAGTTAGAAGAAATgattgaagaagaatttccCAAAACTAGCGAGAATGAAGCCTCTCAATCAC ATAAGAAAGACACAAATATTGTGCaacttgatgatgatgatgatgttgaTGATATTGACTTCGAAAGTTATGAAATTGGAGATAAGGATGATGAAGAAGAATGGCTTAGATAG